One stretch of Verrucomicrobiota bacterium DNA includes these proteins:
- a CDS encoding TIGR03790 family protein — MVRTVRTPFVLFALHLCAFGFSGSASAIDPESVVIVANSSNSKSVELAEYYAERRGIPEENIVALPMPEKETLSGMDFIGEIWDPLQDRLVEDGWIRATFRSGRDDFTRRNAIVFGHKIGALVLCKGVPLRVAHEDLFFAERDTRRLPKPFQTTRASVDSELALLAGDAYRMAGPTRNPIFGRFNPSAFSLEKIIKVSRIDGPSFTTARRMIDSAIEAEETGLWGRAYVDIGGPHKNGDEWLEEVGNLIEQSNYDLDIDRGKPTIKASARFDAPALYFGWYARSIEGAWKDLDVAVPPGAIAFHIHSFSATTLQDRDVGWSGGLVDRGVAATVGNVFEPYLEGTHNPVIFLASLLNGNTLADAALQSIRFLSWQTIVLGDPLYRPFAVPLEDQLSSISITNPFSQYAVIREMNRILGEEGESAAADYGKRKFLEAPGFAIGLKTARLLREDGRAVEALDLLAPFRHSISVAPDEIAVVVGIAGEFAKLGDTTSAMRLLSAMADSPNAPLILQLSVLQEAADIANGMGSFVEAENFRQEYERRKPPPPEPKNKKK; from the coding sequence ATGGTCCGCACTGTTCGAACTCCGTTTGTGCTCTTCGCTTTGCACCTGTGCGCCTTTGGTTTTTCAGGTTCAGCTTCTGCCATAGATCCGGAGTCTGTAGTGATTGTGGCAAACTCATCGAACTCGAAATCGGTAGAGCTTGCAGAGTATTACGCAGAACGAAGGGGGATCCCGGAAGAGAATATTGTCGCCCTTCCAATGCCTGAGAAGGAAACCCTTTCCGGAATGGATTTCATTGGAGAGATCTGGGACCCGTTGCAGGATCGCCTGGTCGAAGATGGTTGGATAAGAGCGACTTTTCGGTCCGGACGTGATGATTTCACTCGGCGAAACGCGATTGTATTTGGTCATAAGATTGGAGCCTTGGTTCTCTGCAAAGGAGTGCCACTGCGGGTGGCGCACGAGGATCTTTTTTTTGCTGAACGGGACACAAGGCGTTTACCGAAACCATTCCAGACGACTCGGGCTTCCGTGGACTCAGAGCTGGCTCTACTTGCAGGGGACGCTTACCGCATGGCAGGTCCTACGAGAAATCCGATCTTCGGGAGATTCAACCCGTCTGCTTTCTCTCTCGAAAAAATCATCAAGGTCTCTCGGATTGATGGGCCGTCTTTTACGACCGCCCGCAGAATGATTGATTCTGCTATCGAGGCTGAGGAAACCGGTCTTTGGGGTCGAGCGTATGTAGATATCGGCGGTCCTCACAAAAACGGAGATGAGTGGCTCGAAGAAGTGGGCAACCTCATCGAGCAATCCAATTACGATCTCGATATCGACCGAGGAAAGCCGACGATAAAGGCGTCGGCTCGGTTTGACGCTCCCGCTCTTTACTTTGGCTGGTATGCTCGATCAATCGAAGGGGCTTGGAAGGATCTCGATGTAGCCGTTCCTCCCGGGGCAATTGCCTTTCACATTCACAGCTTTTCAGCCACGACGCTACAAGACCGTGATGTAGGATGGTCGGGTGGTTTGGTTGATCGAGGCGTTGCGGCGACCGTCGGGAATGTGTTCGAGCCCTACTTGGAAGGAACGCACAACCCGGTAATCTTCCTTGCCAGTCTGTTGAATGGAAACACTCTCGCGGACGCCGCTCTCCAGAGTATTCGTTTCTTAAGTTGGCAGACGATAGTGCTGGGCGATCCGCTTTACCGGCCGTTTGCGGTTCCTCTCGAAGACCAACTTTCTTCGATTTCCATTACGAATCCATTTTCCCAATACGCGGTCATTCGGGAAATGAATCGTATCCTCGGTGAAGAAGGTGAGAGTGCAGCGGCGGACTACGGAAAAAGGAAATTTTTGGAAGCACCTGGGTTTGCGATTGGTTTAAAGACTGCTCGCCTGCTCAGGGAGGATGGCCGGGCGGTGGAAGCACTCGATCTGCTGGCTCCCTTCCGCCATTCGATAAGTGTTGCACCTGACGAGATTGCTGTGGTCGTAGGTATCGCCGGGGAGTTTGCGAAGCTTGGAGATACGACCAGTGCGATGCGACTTCTTTCCGCGATGGCGGATTCTCCAAACGCTCCTTTGATTCTGCAGCTCTCTGTCCTGCAGGAGGCCGCCGATATCGCAAACGGTATGGGCAGCTTCGTAGAGGCAGAGAATTTTAGACAGGAATACGAGCGGAGAAAGCCTCCGCCCCCAGAGCCAAAGAATAAGAAAAAGTGA
- the pyrH gene encoding UMP kinase — protein sequence MKELKPKYKRVVIKLSGEALLNRETGEPFDPPVLESVARQLKEVHELGVQIGIVVGGGNIFRGLKGESRGVDRTTGDYMGMLSTVINGLAFMDVIEKVGVPVRVQSAIPVEKIAEPFILRRAKRHLEKGRIVIFVAGTGNPYFSTDTTAALRASEMGADIILKATNVDGVYDKDPKEFPDAKKYDQVDFVDALRKRLKVMDSTAFSLCLDNKMPILVFSMQDEGSIKRAVCGEPIGTVVSSGD from the coding sequence ATGAAGGAATTGAAACCGAAGTACAAGCGGGTCGTCATTAAGCTGAGCGGTGAAGCTCTTTTAAACCGGGAAACGGGAGAGCCTTTTGATCCTCCGGTTCTCGAATCGGTCGCTCGCCAGCTCAAAGAAGTGCATGAACTCGGCGTGCAAATCGGTATAGTTGTGGGAGGCGGTAACATTTTCCGCGGACTGAAAGGAGAAAGTCGTGGGGTGGATCGTACTACCGGAGACTATATGGGTATGCTTTCTACAGTGATCAACGGGTTGGCTTTTATGGATGTGATCGAGAAGGTGGGTGTGCCGGTTCGCGTTCAAAGTGCGATTCCAGTCGAAAAGATTGCGGAGCCATTCATCTTGCGGCGGGCAAAAAGGCACCTGGAAAAGGGCCGCATAGTCATCTTTGTTGCAGGAACGGGTAACCCTTACTTCTCAACAGACACGACAGCGGCGCTACGGGCAAGTGAGATGGGGGCGGATATCATTCTGAAGGCGACGAATGTGGATGGAGTCTACGATAAGGACCCAAAGGAATTTCCGGATGCCAAGAAGTATGATCAGGTGGATTTTGTCGATGCGTTAAGGAAGCGGTTGAAGGTCATGGACTCGACCGCTTTTTCGTTATGCCTGGACAATAAGATGCCCATTCTCGTTTTTTCCATGCAGGATGAGGGCAGTATCAAGAGGGCAGTCTGCGGCGAACCTATTGGGACTGTTGTGTCTTCAGGGGACTAG
- the gspG gene encoding type II secretion system major pseudopilin GspG, with amino-acid sequence MKRSHFSSRKTDLRKASSGFTLLEVLMAIALLALLVGVVLTNVEGLFSGGQEKVATIFVEQTARTGLAAYRLDTGNYPSGGEGLQVLVDKPAGEEDWRGPYLDDIPEDPWGNPYRYQFPGTRSSKGYDVWSTGPDGTDGTSDDIGNW; translated from the coding sequence ATGAAAAGATCCCACTTTTCTTCGCGAAAAACAGATCTGCGCAAAGCCTCCAGCGGTTTCACTCTCCTGGAAGTGCTGATGGCGATCGCCCTTCTCGCCCTTCTAGTCGGTGTCGTTCTCACCAATGTGGAAGGCCTCTTCAGCGGGGGTCAGGAAAAGGTAGCGACCATTTTTGTTGAACAGACCGCCCGCACTGGACTTGCCGCATACCGGCTCGATACGGGCAACTATCCTTCAGGAGGTGAAGGTCTACAAGTTCTAGTCGACAAGCCTGCGGGGGAAGAAGATTGGAGAGGTCCGTACCTCGATGATATCCCCGAAGATCCTTGGGGAAACCCTTACCGTTACCAATTCCCGGGAACCAGAAGCAGCAAAGGCTACGATGTATGGTCCACCGGCCCCGATGGAACCGACGGGACAAGCGACGATATCGGTAACTGGTAG
- a CDS encoding insulinase family protein, with amino-acid sequence MSFVSGVPEGLILDLLPERGFASVCIAFTGPEFWEAPGQLGYSALLMDYIRSGAGVVSDIEVAEKFGGWGGGLSSFCGDVVCGLRFSVRPEVVCDSLAFLSQLLVSIIEDPGLLDRERNVRTSLIQEERDDPSSKAFRQMRQYLLAGSSLADSPDGREEDLQQVSFCQLKSLGERIIRRGHTAMAISGEFDVESVCRIVGRHFSLGRRENKTPFLNNDRSHVGSLDRREEHDRAQAIVVHALRTGPETDGIQSLLGRLALASLNGLSGPLFEEIRESHGLAYFCYARQVVGLSAGVFGVVAGCERNQTEFLVDQLQSVFRRLSREGFTPDEMAAGKAMVLSGLRINRQRASWRSYRLATRAVIGWQSDLGENEEVQLKEISLDTLKVWTEEEWGQKQFSTLRLLPESVD; translated from the coding sequence ATGAGCTTTGTTTCAGGTGTCCCCGAAGGTCTCATTCTCGATCTGCTTCCAGAAAGAGGGTTTGCAAGTGTCTGTATTGCTTTCACGGGACCGGAATTTTGGGAAGCACCGGGGCAGTTGGGGTATTCCGCGTTGCTCATGGACTACATTCGTTCGGGAGCGGGAGTTGTCAGCGACATTGAGGTTGCAGAGAAGTTTGGAGGATGGGGTGGTGGCTTATCATCCTTCTGTGGAGACGTAGTTTGTGGTTTGCGTTTTTCAGTCAGGCCTGAGGTTGTGTGTGACTCATTGGCATTCCTGTCTCAGTTGCTGGTCTCGATTATCGAGGATCCCGGGCTTTTGGACAGGGAGAGAAACGTTCGGACTTCATTGATTCAGGAGGAGAGGGACGATCCTTCGTCAAAAGCTTTTCGCCAAATGCGACAGTATCTGTTGGCTGGATCTTCCCTTGCCGATTCGCCGGATGGGCGCGAGGAAGATCTTCAGCAGGTGTCTTTCTGCCAATTGAAATCATTAGGAGAGAGAATTATCAGACGGGGGCACACCGCTATGGCGATCAGCGGTGAATTTGATGTGGAGTCTGTTTGTAGAATCGTCGGCCGTCATTTTTCTCTCGGCAGGAGAGAGAACAAGACCCCCTTTTTGAACAATGATCGATCCCATGTCGGTTCCTTGGATCGAAGAGAGGAGCATGATCGGGCACAGGCGATCGTAGTGCACGCTCTCCGAACTGGGCCTGAGACAGACGGCATACAGTCGCTCTTAGGTAGATTGGCTTTAGCGAGTTTGAACGGATTGTCCGGACCTCTTTTTGAGGAGATTCGGGAAAGTCATGGACTGGCTTATTTTTGTTATGCCCGTCAGGTGGTGGGTCTCTCCGCCGGAGTGTTTGGCGTTGTTGCGGGATGTGAAAGAAATCAGACAGAGTTTCTGGTCGATCAACTGCAAAGCGTTTTCCGAAGGCTGTCTAGGGAAGGGTTTACTCCTGACGAGATGGCAGCAGGAAAGGCGATGGTTTTGTCAGGTTTACGAATAAATCGGCAAAGAGCCTCGTGGAGGAGTTACCGACTCGCCACACGTGCCGTGATTGGTTGGCAGTCTGATCTTGGCGAGAACGAAGAGGTTCAACTGAAAGAGATTTCCCTGGACACTCTCAAAGTCTGGACGGAGGAAGAGTGGGGTCAGAAGCAATTCTCTACCCTTCGCCTTTTGCCGGAATCGGTCGATTAG
- a CDS encoding Minf_1886 family protein, whose protein sequence is MQKPEFSEVVDRICAENGRFHPNAYLFVRQGLDYTLTSLKERGEIKTRQHISGEKLLDGIRAYALEQYGPMTKAVFDHWNIETCRDFGTIVFELVDYGVLGKTDEDRIEDFESGYDFFEAFEEPFLPEKP, encoded by the coding sequence ATGCAAAAACCAGAGTTCAGTGAAGTGGTTGACCGTATCTGCGCGGAGAACGGTAGGTTCCACCCCAATGCCTACCTTTTCGTTCGGCAGGGTCTGGACTACACGCTGACCTCGCTGAAAGAGCGTGGTGAAATCAAGACAAGGCAACATATCTCGGGTGAAAAGTTGCTGGATGGAATCCGAGCTTATGCGTTGGAACAATATGGCCCAATGACCAAGGCGGTTTTTGACCACTGGAACATCGAAACGTGCCGTGACTTTGGAACGATCGTCTTTGAACTCGTGGATTACGGGGTTCTTGGCAAGACCGATGAAGATAGGATCGAGGACTTTGAGAGTGGATACGATTTCTTCGAGGCTTTTGAAGAACCTTTTCTTCCTGAGAAGCCGTAA
- the infC gene encoding translation initiation factor IF-3, with translation MGRIPSSSRHRRSVQTGPRRNDRIRVPEIRVIGPEGKMIGVMPTKDALDLAKSVGLDLVEVAPNSRPPVCRILDFGKYMYEQSKKQKESKSTSQKLKEVKFRVKIDTHDYLTKIRRAEDFLDKGNKLKLTLMFRGREMEHTDLGFETIKRAIDDLDTMAAADNDPRLAGRNISVTLSPLPSSRRKRRFSSEEVE, from the coding sequence ATGGGCAGGATCCCATCTTCCAGCCGGCATCGGCGTTCGGTTCAAACCGGCCCGAGGCGAAACGATCGAATTCGCGTCCCCGAAATCCGGGTAATTGGTCCAGAGGGAAAAATGATTGGTGTCATGCCGACGAAAGATGCCCTCGATTTGGCGAAGAGCGTTGGGCTCGATCTCGTTGAAGTAGCACCGAATTCGCGTCCTCCGGTCTGCCGTATTCTCGACTTCGGGAAATACATGTACGAACAGAGCAAGAAGCAGAAAGAGTCGAAGAGCACCTCGCAGAAACTCAAAGAGGTAAAGTTCAGGGTTAAAATCGATACCCATGATTACCTGACCAAGATTCGCCGTGCTGAGGATTTCCTCGATAAGGGGAACAAGCTCAAGCTGACTCTCATGTTCCGAGGACGGGAAATGGAACACACCGACTTGGGCTTTGAAACGATCAAAAGAGCGATTGACGACCTCGATACGATGGCGGCCGCTGACAATGACCCACGCTTGGCGGGACGAAACATTTCGGTGACTCTTTCGCCTCTTCCGTCAAGCCGCCGGAAAAGGCGATTTAGTTCCGAAGAAGTCGAGTGA
- a CDS encoding pitrilysin family protein — protein sequence MGIAEQDTVPVVEVNRPGVGVVSLQIWIGAGSCAEKDGWVGSGLAHFLEHMVFKGTESRSAAMINRQAELLGGYLNAYTSYDRTVYHIELPAENAVEGLDLLADFVWHPALSDHGFESEREVILREIAMTRDDPENHLFEEMMRAAFPSDTCRYPVIGLEPSFLNLDLHALRSFHRENYFSGECFLLLAGDISEELRLRAKFLVPRKNKSLRDPARWSGEQGAAQVRLTGSWEGSRGSLIFPLKIDTPRTALQAEVLLESLVGGESSLLNRVLRLENSLVHQVDGFIFPVGGCSVLVLSWTADRENLGKVEKTILAEFEQIARGDSIDDWFTDGRDRLAFRMMSRIESIDGLAEWIGDGYRLFGEVLDSSVEMEELRSLKQEDFRNFVGGVVNTAKAVVGQLSSADR from the coding sequence GTGGGTATAGCGGAGCAGGATACAGTGCCTGTCGTCGAGGTGAACAGGCCGGGCGTTGGAGTGGTTTCCCTACAGATCTGGATCGGAGCGGGTAGCTGCGCTGAGAAGGATGGTTGGGTAGGGAGCGGACTGGCTCATTTTCTTGAGCATATGGTTTTTAAGGGAACAGAATCCCGCTCTGCGGCCATGATCAATCGCCAAGCGGAGTTGCTTGGAGGATATTTAAACGCCTACACCTCTTACGATCGGACCGTCTACCATATTGAATTACCGGCAGAAAATGCAGTCGAGGGGCTTGATCTCTTGGCCGATTTCGTTTGGCACCCGGCTCTTTCGGATCATGGATTCGAATCTGAAAGGGAGGTTATCCTTCGGGAGATCGCTATGACGCGGGATGATCCCGAGAATCATCTTTTTGAGGAGATGATGCGAGCTGCTTTTCCTTCGGACACTTGTCGCTATCCGGTGATCGGCTTGGAGCCCTCATTTTTAAATTTGGATTTGCACGCGCTTCGATCTTTTCACCGTGAAAACTACTTTTCGGGGGAGTGTTTTCTCCTTCTCGCAGGTGATATTTCGGAGGAACTACGGCTTCGGGCGAAGTTTTTGGTGCCTCGGAAAAACAAGTCTCTGCGAGATCCTGCACGATGGTCCGGAGAGCAGGGAGCGGCTCAGGTTCGACTGACCGGTAGTTGGGAAGGGAGCCGAGGCAGCCTGATCTTTCCTCTGAAAATCGACACTCCGAGAACCGCTCTTCAGGCAGAAGTTCTTCTCGAATCGCTCGTCGGTGGGGAGAGCAGTCTCCTCAATCGGGTGCTCCGGCTGGAGAACTCACTCGTTCACCAAGTCGATGGTTTCATCTTTCCGGTTGGGGGCTGCTCAGTGTTGGTTTTGTCTTGGACGGCGGATCGCGAGAACCTAGGCAAGGTGGAAAAAACGATCCTTGCTGAGTTTGAGCAAATTGCCCGCGGTGATTCAATCGACGATTGGTTCACTGATGGAAGAGATCGTTTGGCTTTCCGTATGATGAGCAGGATCGAGTCGATCGATGGTTTGGCAGAATGGATAGGCGACGGCTATCGACTCTTTGGAGAGGTTTTGGATTCCTCGGTTGAAATGGAGGAATTGCGCAGTCTGAAACAGGAAGACTTCCGGAATTTTGTGGGGGGAGTAGTGAACACGGCGAAAGCAGTGGTCGGGCAGCTGAGTTCGGCAGATAGATGA
- a CDS encoding adenylate/guanylate cyclase domain-containing protein, with protein sequence MRIGKRLIAGFGCILVTIVLLAVLAIFQINRLAQQTRLIFEHPFTVMTEIAETEVRILEMHREMKDLVAYPTIEEKIASGEKVQRLEARVLFLLERVRERFLGDLSEIDALRAAVLDWRPIRDEVIYLNVEKEDPVAAEITRGKGARHVVLIQEKLASVRNFAQEKAAQAKQRANQLKQRSVIVTLLAMITVFVIALALALRITRSITDPLSQLDHSIARVSEGDYKSQIRSTSKDELGRLTRSFNEMTTRIDEQNRVIAEKNRENESLLLNVLPEGIAGRLKKGEQRIADFFPEVSVLFADIVGFTPMTRESTPQNVVEFLDELFSAFDSIAQKYGVEKIKTIGDAYMAVSGLSQPNDSPTEALVFVGLELIDATELINEKYGTEVSLRVGIHSGPVVAGVIGKSKFIYDLWGDTVNIANRMESHGIAGRVQTSDTVKQKVESAFSFEPRRGIEIKGRGKQDVWLVIGPKPKFG encoded by the coding sequence ATGAGAATCGGCAAGCGGTTAATCGCCGGATTCGGGTGCATTCTCGTGACGATCGTATTGCTAGCCGTTTTGGCCATCTTCCAGATCAATCGCCTCGCGCAGCAGACGAGACTCATCTTTGAACATCCCTTCACGGTAATGACCGAAATCGCCGAAACGGAAGTGCGTATACTCGAGATGCACCGAGAGATGAAAGATCTGGTTGCCTATCCGACCATTGAAGAGAAAATTGCCTCGGGCGAAAAGGTTCAACGACTGGAAGCACGAGTTCTCTTCCTTCTTGAAAGAGTGCGCGAACGCTTTTTGGGGGATTTAAGCGAGATCGATGCTCTACGGGCTGCGGTGCTGGATTGGAGACCCATTCGCGACGAGGTCATCTATCTAAACGTCGAAAAGGAAGACCCTGTTGCCGCCGAAATAACCCGAGGAAAAGGCGCTCGGCACGTCGTTTTGATTCAGGAGAAGCTAGCTTCTGTGCGCAACTTCGCCCAAGAGAAGGCAGCCCAGGCCAAACAACGCGCGAATCAATTGAAACAAAGGTCCGTCATTGTTACTCTGCTTGCGATGATCACGGTCTTCGTGATTGCCTTGGCCCTAGCACTGCGCATCACCCGAAGTATCACTGACCCTCTTTCCCAGCTAGACCATTCTATTGCCCGAGTATCGGAAGGAGACTACAAAAGCCAAATCCGAAGCACTTCGAAAGATGAACTCGGGCGCCTGACCCGATCGTTCAACGAGATGACCACTCGAATCGATGAGCAGAATCGGGTGATTGCCGAGAAGAATCGGGAGAATGAGTCACTTCTTCTCAATGTTCTCCCTGAGGGAATAGCCGGTAGACTCAAAAAGGGAGAGCAACGCATCGCGGATTTCTTTCCAGAGGTCTCTGTTCTCTTTGCAGATATCGTTGGCTTCACTCCGATGACGAGAGAGTCAACCCCACAAAATGTCGTCGAGTTTCTCGACGAGTTGTTCTCAGCCTTTGACTCCATTGCCCAAAAATACGGCGTCGAGAAAATCAAAACCATAGGAGACGCCTACATGGCCGTTTCTGGACTTAGCCAGCCGAACGATTCGCCGACTGAAGCACTTGTCTTTGTAGGACTAGAGCTCATCGACGCTACAGAATTAATCAACGAGAAGTATGGCACCGAGGTATCTCTCCGCGTTGGGATCCATAGCGGTCCCGTTGTCGCTGGAGTAATTGGCAAGTCGAAGTTCATCTACGATCTGTGGGGAGATACGGTCAATATCGCGAACCGAATGGAATCGCATGGCATCGCTGGGCGAGTGCAGACCTCAGATACGGTTAAACAAAAGGTCGAAAGTGCTTTTTCGTTCGAACCGAGGAGAGGAATCGAGATCAAAGGGAGAGGCAAACAAGACGTGTGGCTGGTGATAGGGCCCAAACCGAAGTTTGGTTAG
- a CDS encoding N-acetylmuramoyl-L-alanine amidase, translating to MVRPGKVPGIVIGLLFLACLVTAQEPDRPEFIGLSKIAKDLGLKMGPGESEREVRLKGEWVVLDFKAASRIMWLNGLKIFLGNPVWQSRGGLYLSTDDWERLLKPILMPRVVGNSPGYRKVVIDPGHGGKDPGAVNSAMGIQEKDLALAVSRLIAQRLSAEGFEVRLSRRDDRFIPLDDRPESSNRLQADIFLSIHFNAANPSVRGVETFVYTLRGDPSSGRTNVEPVDRRGYPGNANDHWNALLGFYIQSEMVKGTGLPDRGLKRARFTVLEDLDSPGALLELGFLSNSQTALLLKQPAFLNRLADAVTQGVLRYRRTLMRLETSP from the coding sequence ATGGTTCGCCCGGGTAAAGTTCCCGGAATCGTGATTGGTCTCCTGTTTCTGGCGTGTTTGGTTACCGCTCAGGAACCGGACAGACCCGAGTTCATCGGGCTGTCAAAAATTGCTAAGGACCTTGGCCTGAAGATGGGGCCTGGGGAAAGCGAGAGGGAAGTACGTTTGAAGGGTGAATGGGTCGTGCTCGACTTTAAAGCGGCTTCGAGGATCATGTGGCTGAACGGATTAAAGATCTTCCTGGGAAACCCTGTATGGCAGAGCCGGGGAGGGCTTTATCTTTCAACCGATGATTGGGAACGTTTGCTAAAGCCAATCCTCATGCCAAGGGTCGTCGGTAATTCACCGGGCTACCGGAAGGTAGTAATCGATCCCGGACATGGAGGGAAGGATCCCGGAGCGGTAAATTCCGCGATGGGTATTCAGGAGAAGGATTTGGCGCTCGCGGTATCTCGATTGATTGCGCAAAGACTCTCCGCTGAGGGATTTGAGGTTCGGCTGTCGAGAAGAGACGATCGTTTCATTCCATTGGACGATCGACCGGAATCGTCGAACCGTCTCCAGGCAGACATTTTTCTCAGCATTCACTTTAACGCAGCAAACCCGTCGGTAAGAGGAGTAGAGACTTTTGTTTATACCCTTCGTGGTGATCCATCTTCGGGGAGAACAAATGTGGAACCTGTGGACAGGCGGGGCTACCCCGGGAATGCAAATGATCACTGGAATGCCTTGCTCGGTTTCTACATCCAGAGCGAGATGGTGAAAGGGACAGGTCTTCCGGATAGAGGTCTGAAGCGGGCTCGCTTCACGGTTTTAGAAGACCTGGATTCTCCGGGTGCTCTTCTCGAATTGGGATTCCTGTCGAATTCGCAGACCGCTCTACTCTTGAAACAACCAGCCTTTCTCAACCGTTTGGCTGACGCCGTCACTCAGGGAGTTTTGCGATACCGGCGCACCTTGATGCGGCTTGAAACATCGCCGTAG